From Rhododendron vialii isolate Sample 1 chromosome 7a, ASM3025357v1:
AATGGATATTGATGCATGGCCTaatatgatgatgatgatgatgattagGAGGGGGCTTCCTTGGAAACAATTATTGGGTGATGTGAATATTTTTCCTGCATGCATGCCAGCATATATATATGAACCATTTCCACGCATGCATGatcaattttccaaaaaaaatactgtaaaCATTTCAAAATTAATACTGTACATGGTACGAATTGCAAGTTTGCAACTGATTTTGAACGTTTCGTACGGGCTCATTTCAACATTTTCCCATACTATTCATtctgatttgaattttggaccTTTTAATGTTGCATGTTAAAGGGATACATGAAAGTTGACACAAATTTTAGCACAAACCTAATCGGAGTTTTAGGCGAATGATCgaagccgttcaatttgtttacagtatgtttttaagagtttttgtaaaaatatttaCTTATTACGATATCGGCAAGGGCTTGATCGTTTGATTGAGTTTTATCTTGTAAAATTTGACTGAATCAATTGAATGAACCGATTAAGCACTTACCAATATCCGAATATGTTCATTTTTTACGAAAATTCTTAAATATACGTTTTAACCAAATTAAACGGTTCTAATCATTTTCGTGGGACTCCAAAATGGATCCCTTACAAAACTTGTGTCCAAATTTGTGTCGATTTTTATGTGAGAGGAACCGGCCCTTCCATGAATTTAGATCATCATTTGTTATGTCCATAAGCATCCTCTCACATGTGATGCTTCATTATGCAATTATTCATGAGACACAAACTAAAATTCATTAGAGTTTATTTGATGATCtgaagtgttcattttgtatatCTCAACATGCAGATCATCCCTACCAAAAGTCAACATGATCGAATACATTTAAAGTTTTTATTGTATTTATTTGCTGTAAGAGCAATGGATGATCAATTTTTGGTCTTGTTATAGTTCATTCAAATAGATGCTGAAGTtcaattaacttaatttttcaaatagTCGTCGTACACATTGAGTTGTACAAATTGATCGGTTCAGATTGTGATATGGGATGACCATTTGCTTAAATCACATATGAGTTTGTCTCAAGAGAGAATCCTAAGTTCATCCCTCCAAACCAATCCCCAGTGTAGCAAATCATTAATGTTTGGGGATGGGCCGATGGGGGATGACCCTTTGCTTGAGCAAGGagctttctcttcttcttcttcttcttcttttgtttttttgggaggAAGCTTTCCCTTCTTTTGGAGCATCACAAACCTCGATTGGGGTCCACCAATAGTAGTAATTAGCAAGCCCCTTGATCATAACATCATGTTCTCACATAGGGCTGCTAAATAAATCAAATTATTCGAGTCTAAGCTCGTGTTCGTTCGTTGAAAATTTGTTCAAGattgatttatttattatataaacaaaccaagctcaaacatatttttaaagcttGTTAATATTTCAAGCCAAACTTGAACGAGCTATTACTCTACTCGttatgtataaaaaattcaagttacttGAGATCGACTCGTGTTTAgcttgattaaagctcgtttATGATAAactcctcaaaaaaaaaagtcaagtccgaacatattttttaaaatcattaagTTATCAAACCAAACTAGATCAACTAGCAACTTGCCTCGTTTGGCTTGTTCATTACCCCTGTTCTCACATGATTATTGGCATATCCTCATTTGCCCATTTGTCTTAAAAGGACAGAAAATGTAAAGCATACATATATTAACCATGCTTAAATTCCTATCAAAACTTTACCCGTTTTATTCAGAAAGAAAATGTCCACACGTATTTTGGAGTTTTCCTAAAACAGcacattgttttctttttttttttattacatgtATAAGATTAAATCATTATCCAATTATGAATTTCTATTATTCTCCTACTATTTCacttttcaaacaacaaaatataCCAAACTATATTgacagaaaaaaaataaatagacgTAATAATCAATTGCTGTTTTCTTACATCGAAATTAATTGTTGAAATCAGTAATTAGAGTATAGCACaataaagtaattaatttttttgtaagttAATACTCCGTAATACCGTGTAACCATAACTATaaataccttcttcttctttttttatttcaagccAATTTTATTACCTCGTCAAAATCCTCCAATTTTTGCTGTCCACATGTCCCCTTCAAACGCAAATAAACACTCAACTTTTCACTCTttctctccacttctctctctcctccaaaaacATTACTACCAATTCTTCACCACACTCTCTCTACAAACCCAtctcccatctctctcctctccctttctctctcaaccctCCTCTCCCACCTCTAACTCCTTCCTCCAGAATTTCCAAAAAGCGTCAAATGGAAAATCCAGAGTTCTACCAAGGACCTGCAGGATACTACACCAACGCCCAATTCACTCCGGAAAAGCGCCATTCCGACACCAAATCCGCCGCCGGCGACCATTTCATCGTCGAGGACCTCCTCGATTTCCCCAACGACGATGCCGTCGTTTTTGACGGGAAGTACGACCCCGTCACTGGAACCTCCGCTGACTCTTCTGCCGTAACCGCCGTCGACAGCTGCAATTCCTCATTCTCCGGCGGCGAACCTCACTTTTCCGGCGACATTGGTTGCCGGAGCTTCGCTGATGCTCAGTTCTCTAACGACCTCTGCGTCCCGGTAATTGCATTTTACTATACAATACAACAGATtaatttacaaattaatttttcacAAAGGAAAATCCAGAGCCTTTAATTTTCCAATTTAATGGAGAATTTGAAAAGTCAAGAGaattattgaaaattttgaaaaggaaaatagaaTGGAGAGAAAATTTTAGCTGGAAGTTCTAGCAAAATAATGTGGCCACActtacccaaaataaaatttgtggcCGCAATATATTGGCCAAACTCGTCTCAACAGATGTTATAATTTCTCTTCTTCATTTCATATGCATGGGCTGTTGTCCGATATTGAGTCGTCTGGGAGCACGGCCCTGTGAATTCCGAACCACTCTTGAACTACACATTTATGTGAGGTCCATCATGTATTTAGTCATGAACCCCATAATAATGCGTGCTTGAAGAGTATGTAGTCTAGACACATGACGGTGCTCCCGAACTACTAAATAATTTCACGGTGTTACTTGGGTCTTAGCTAATGAATAATGAAATTGGTGTAGTTGATTAGTTAGTTCATCCATTATGCTAGATACGAGCtattaaaaatgttttttttcatGCTGTTTATATCTAGTCTTTAACAAGTAATAAATTACATGAACTTTAATCgtcaagaagaaagaagagaacGTTTGGCTGAATTCAGCATTATAGTACGGTTTACAATTTATTGAGTAATTATGTATTATGGTAGGAGTAAGGTTTggaaattgtttttattttccacAAAAATTGACAGTTGAATTGTTTTATGCATAGCTTTATACAGTTAAATAGGGATAAGTCAAGTAGTACATATGAAAACAGCTAGCATCAAGGAGGGAGCCAGAATTTTTGGGTAGGGGACGGATATACACAATCAAAATTTGTTTCtgatgattattttttttcaatgtaaaagtaggattttttaaaattgtagagGGGGGAGGGCAACAACCCCTTCTAGCCCCCCTCTGGCTCCATCACTGGCTAGCCTCTTCAAAACACATAAACATGATGAGGCCGGTTTCCTTCACATAAAAGTTgacacaaattttgacactaaACTAATCGGAGTTCCACGTAAATGATCGgagccattcaatttgtttaaatatGTTTATAAAAGTTttcgtaaaaaatcaattcattccAATAATGTCAAGGGCTTGATCGGTTCATTaagttttattttgtaaaatttgacCGGAATCAACTGAATAAACCGATCAAACATTTACCGCTACctaaatgagttgatttttcatgaaAACTCCTAAAAAtacgttttaaacaaattgaacagaTTTACGTGGAACTCCAAAATGGATCCCTCACAAAACTTGTGTCATCTTTTGTGTGAGTGGGACTGGCTCCAAACATGATAGAGTATAAATTTGTGCAAAAATTCTAAGGTAGGCTTTTTATTTTAATGCACCGGCTACCATCGACATCGTTGTTGATAACAATActatcttttttgaatttttcttaaataagctaaatatggtttggtttttttgtgcttttatACTACATATATGTATAGTATGATGATTTAGCTGAGCTGGAGTGGCTATCCAACATCGTGGAAGAGTCATTTTCGAGCGAGGACTTGCAAAAGCTGCAGCTTATATCGGGCATGACTTCGGGGCGGGCGGCTGAGGGATCATTCGAAACCACTCGCGAATTCAACCCGGACGCAACCACCCATAACAACTCCATATTCCATCCCGAGGTTTCGGTTCCGGGTAAGGCCCGTAGCAAGCGTTCGCGCGCCGCCCCATGCAACTGGGCCTCCCGCCTCTTGGccctctcccctacctcctCTGAATCTGGTGAAATCGGACACAACTCCTCCGGCActggcagcagcagcagcaacaacaagaCAGTCCTACTCAaaccaaagaagaaagaaggcggAGAAAACCTGTCCCATGGGCCCGATAGCGCCGGCGATGGGAGGAAGTGCTTGCATTGCGCCACCGACAAGACCCCGCAGTGGAGGACCGGGCCCATGGGCCCCAAGACCCTCTGCAACGCTTGCGGGGTCCGATACAAGTCCGGCAGGCTCGTGCCCGAGTACCGTCCCGCGGCCAGCCCGACGTTTGTGCTGACCAAGCACTCCAATTCGCACCGTAAAGTGATGGAGCTCCGGCGGCAGAAGGAAGCCTATAGGGCCCACCAACTGCAGCCGGGGCAGTTTCTTCATCAGGATCGCATAGATTTTGAAGGATTGGACGGTACTGATGATTACTTGATCCACCAGCATATCGGGCCCGATTATCGGCAGCTGATCTAGAATATTGTGCCCGGTAGTCCGGGGCAATAGTGAAGAAATTCTTTAGGGAattacttccttttttttttttttttttccaatttcctACGATGGTTTGTTCCTAACTTTcaaattttgtagtttttgatTTGACAATTTGATTCTTAGAAAACAAGGAAGGAGGATTAGATTAGGGGGAATGTGTAGACTCTCTAATGTCCTTTGAGTACTTTCTTCTCAAGCCAAAATGGGCATATTCTTGAACCAAaccaattttctttatttatttagacAAGTATTTACTATCTCCATGGGGTTTCATTTTAGTAGTAATTTTCTTCAATTTGCGTTCTCGTTTTCATTTGCATGCAGTACTCCGAACTAATCTTAAGAACCATGGATGAAAGATATTAATTAATTCCAGAATTTTTGGTGGAAGATCTAGAAGTGCATGCAGCTAAAGTGTTGAACTGTATAGATGAGAATATTAGATATAGAGTTTATACCTTGAAGAAGATTCCTACCGCTGCTAAGAATCAACGGCTTTGTCACCTTTAAGACATTTCAAGTAGGATTTTTGGGGCCATTTTTTCACAATTTGGTAAGTTGATTGTAGCGGACATGTAGAAAGGTTTTCTATGTACAGTTCTTGTATGGTAGGGTGATTACCCTGCATGTTGTCGTGATAATTGGTTAGTTATAAAATGATCCATTTActccacaaaaaaatatatatataattgcacTAACTGAATGTAATTTCGTGAAAGCGACTTTAAATTGATGTATACTTACATCTAAggtttagttgtttttttttttttcttcccttcttcACCAATTTAAGGTTTAGTTCAATTATCAAGAATGTGTTACGATAAAATGAATTCCAACAATAATTTAGTAAAATGAAGGGAAAGATATATTTCCGGTTAGAGTATTGTACAATAATTGTTGAGAGTAAAATTGAAACGTAAAGTAAATTAAGCacttgtaaaaaaatttcacacacAAAATATCATGACTTTATTGGTGctccacttttttttctttgcaggAACGAATTATGATAAAATCGGTCTTGCTTGTCTTGACGAAATAGGCAAAATAGTTATCCCAATGCCAAAACGTACATGTGACTTGTTATTGTGGTTGTTCTactattttatatatatttcctGTCGAAGATTCGAGAATTCTGCCTATGTTAATAATTGTGTCCAAAATGCTAATGCAATCTTTGACTTGAGAAGGAATGGCCATGAGTGAAGCTTTTTTTCTCTAGGgatagggaaatgatattaaTCCCATATATGCCTCATGAATTTCAGTGAAGACCTAGCTTGTACGTTTTAATTTGTCGGTGAATTTTAACTACCAAGTTTTTACAGAGAATGTTACGATCGAGAAGTGCACCTAACATTCTTTTAATTACCAACATCCTATCCATACATGCTACCTCCTCCTGTAAATATACTACTCCTACATATATTGTTATTGGCACAGAATTTCCGGCTCCCAACCCCTCCTACCCATCTCTTGggacttggagagagagagagacagagagagagagagagcataaaATATTGGTAgctaattaatatatatatatatatatatatatatatatatatatatctctttcTATGCAAgttcaaaaagagaaaaaagttatCTATAAATTTCCACTACTTGAGCGCTCTAGCACGTGAGAATCACATAGTACaatatttcttttccttttctttttctttttatcattttaaaaatgttaTTGATGGTGTGTTTGGTTGCTTTCTTCACAAATTGGGGCAAGCAACTCTGATAGTTCAAAAAGCAATCAAGAACCTCCCTTTTATCGGTAATGGTGACATGTTTTagcattaatttcttttttatcggcaaaaaaattattaaaaaaactcGATAAGGGTACATCGAAGAGAAAACAAGAGCAAGGAAAAACACCTGCTTCAtgttttagcatttttcatctACGAAATGCTATATTTGTGTCAAAAACTTGTGTGTGTATAACACACAAACTTCACCTAAAGGCGTCCGCACTGTGTTAAAGTGCGGAcatcccctttcccgatcgaattttgatgattcgagccgctcaatgtgatcaaaacatgattttatgGGTCTTCaccagaaatcagcaaaaaaaaaagattgagaagggcttcattcgagcaattttcattgaacggttcaaaaaaactgctcggatggaGTCCTTCTCggttatttttttgccaatttctcgcaagtaactttaaaatcacgttctgaacacattgaacggctcggatcatttgaagagagagagagagagagagagagagagagagagagagagagagagagagagatggaagttttttttttctttatgggTAATTGAGATTGAAGTTAAttgagaggtttttttttaaaaaaacattaagTTGAGTTTAGACAGCTGAAAAATGATAATTATGTATGTGCGATCCTAGGCATCGCTGATCCAAAGCCTGACTATTGATAGTTTATCAATACcagttatttttatttggtttaattaattaagtagTCTGCGAATCATCTACCTGTGCATGCCTCTAggttttgaattaaaaatcaGTTAATTAACCAGGAGTTGTCTCTTTAGcaattataataaaactaaGGCATCATCTGGACTAAACTCATTTTTTTGAGCTTATtttcataaacatttttttaacttCTGTTagtttgcatcaattttttttttggtttttccgattcatcttgacaagagaaatctaaaaagcaAAGTACATTATGATAAAAGAAACTGAAAACAATTCACTAAAGACAATACATAATAATTCAAAGTAGGACAATTTTTCggaatattcattttttttcttgaaattttttgagattGGTCTATTATCTAATTTATTCCATCGAGAAAGTCAAATGTTTTgcaacaatattttaaaaaatcactAATAACATGCAAAAATCATCAtattattatcaaaaaataagttaatttagtccaaactcCACCTAATTGAACAACCTTGCATATAACAAGAAGATTTGGTTAATCCCAAGATTAATTAGATTAGTCTGATTTTCCCATTTGCTTTCAATAcaatattttgttaaaaattactCCACTGTATTACTACTTATTAACAACTGGTTCATACTGATCGATCACACGGTTAGTTAActttataagttaaaaaaataacattattaattagtttttgatactTTATATATTGGTCAGCAAACTAAGCGGAGGTCACGTGCTTCTCTTTGATGCTAGCTCCACATAACAGGCGagcacatgcatgcatgtattctttattactagtatttttttatattagtaGAAGTTCGAACGGTTGTATATATACGTACATTGCACGAGATCGACTCGTGGGTTGGACAAAGTCTGGGGTTTATATATAGTCAAGTCAATccatgaatatatatatatatatatatatatatatatatatatatatatatatatatatatatatttcttccAAGAGTCGATCGATCCATATTTATTTGTTACGAAGAGATATTCGACTGATTATCGTGACTCGAATATCCATCACAAATTTAGAAACGAACAACATTTGTCATCGTTTGGAGCCGTAAGTCACCATTAATTATCTCCGGCTTTCTATGTATATACAGTGAAATAGATAGATGTGTGGAGATGCAGTActtgtttaaaattttaactAAAAGTTTTACAGCCACCACCTCAAATAATGGTGGAGTAAGGCTTTTGACCATGAGAGATAATATTAAAGTCTAACAGAAATTGGAGCGAATGAGACAACAGTTGATCGAACATATATAAAAGGTAATTAGTGTGATACATATGTgtatacataaatatatattacTAAATACTTtcaaatatatgtatatagaatatatatatatatatatataaaattaagaAGATTTTAGATATAGCGcgcaaacatatatacaaactTAAGGTAGAAAATTGAATGTCGAGTACTATATGagtaagaaaggaaaaaagcaaGGTCATAAATCATTTCGCGTAatacaaaagacaaaaaaggtcAATCTAAAGAACTTTAACACAAATATATATTCTAAACAACTCCTTCAAAACTCAATTAAGGATAGATTGTTAACATGTTATTGTTAATTAGTCTGGCTGGCctgtcaaaaacaaaaattgataaTTAGTCTGTAATATTGGAATATTAATtgttttttgctcggcaatGTATTGGGCTATTATtctaccttctttttttttggttactacATGAGGTGCACACAAATTTAAaagtaatgtttttttttttttttgggtaagctatttaaatttaaaagtaaCGTTAAATACACTTGCATGAGGCTGGGATATTTCCATGTTCATCATGGTTAAGGGTCTGTCTCCTCTTCTGACGATTGACTTTGGATCGATCTTCCTTAATTTTAAAACCCCACCCACATAACCAACGATATGGCGTTTCCTACCATTTTACATATTAAATAAGTGTCCCACAGGCAAATTACTTTATATTTTCCAATTGCTCACAAGGGATGCTCAGCCAGCAATTGCTTAAAGCAAAGGTGGTAACTTTTGTGATCTCTTTTGCGTTCTTGTCAACTTATAAGTGTGGaatttatttcggtatttttactttttgtttagcttttcttcttaatttttgaGGTTAATCGTTCATCTTAATGAGACAAATCGGAAacgtataaaaatatggaccaatatttaaaaaattcaaataaaatggcactttaaacaaataagataactgtttgatacttttctcgtttttagtaaactttttttttttgctttgggtcataattttgtactttttagactctcttgtcgagacgaataattaattcaaaaaatatcacttgaatctaacaaaaatttaaaaaaaaacgaacaaaacatgcaaaacgaaaaaaaaaaaattaagtttacaCAAATGGTAAATCACTTCTAACTTTATATGGCAAAAGGATTTCTAAAGCATCCCAGATGAGACTGCGGAGGTCAAGTGCCCACCCATTTGGTTCGCATTGCTTATACACGTATGTTGTGAATAATTTTGTACTATGTCTTAATGTGTTTATCAATCACGCTAAATATCAGGTCAATATAACAACAAAAGCTTGGTTGATCGAATCACATGTgtttgaaaagagaaatgaatggTCAGAGATAATCATTCATTTTTCATctgcaaaatatgtatatgcTTCGTTCAACGACCAATGAGGTCCAATGGACCTAATTTTTGGGATCAATGATACACACACGTAAAGCCTATAAACTGAACAACTCAGTTCATCAAAAGGAAAGGATCGATCATAATGAATCCTATTTCATTTCACATAATCAACCACTTAAATATCATCACGTAACGTAAGAGGATCTTTTACACCCGCATGCATGTTGCATGAGAGTTGAGACTATTGACtactataattttttcttttttctctttatctgtATTGACTAAAATTAATCACCTCGATCGTCCTTTATCTTTTATTTGTGCCAATTAGAAGTCAAGTATTTTAATCCCATTGATATAAAGcattcaaggtttttttttttatcaacgaAAAAAGACTTTATTAATTATTGGAATAGGTACAACGATTAAAAGGGACACGAGTATAATCAATGTCACTACGGGAAAAACCTAACGTCCCAATGAGGTTAGCACCCTAGGCCCCAACTATCACGCGCCACTCGAATCCCTAGCACAAGagattggcaagaagccaacccgAACACAAGAGAAACAAAATACAGATTCAAGACCAAATACACAACagagagaaacaaaataaaacgtTCACGTTAAGTTGGAGTAGTAGCTAGCTAGtattaaaacaaataaacaagcaTGTCCAACACGGACCGTTTATTTTGGGCTCCTTTGCTTTTCTATTCGGTACCATTTATTTGTACTTGCTAGGTGCATCACAACATGCAAGGCACATCTGTCATGTCCATTGAATTGAATGGTGTTGAATATTTCCAAAAGCATATGTTGCATAAGTTACATATGCACAAGTTCGCCATA
This genomic window contains:
- the LOC131333049 gene encoding GATA transcription factor 12-like, coding for MENPEFYQGPAGYYTNAQFTPEKRHSDTKSAAGDHFIVEDLLDFPNDDAVVFDGKYDPVTGTSADSSAVTAVDSCNSSFSGGEPHFSGDIGCRSFADAQFSNDLCVPYDDLAELEWLSNIVEESFSSEDLQKLQLISGMTSGRAAEGSFETTREFNPDATTHNNSIFHPEVSVPGKARSKRSRAAPCNWASRLLALSPTSSESGEIGHNSSGTGSSSSNNKTVLLKPKKKEGGENLSHGPDSAGDGRKCLHCATDKTPQWRTGPMGPKTLCNACGVRYKSGRLVPEYRPAASPTFVLTKHSNSHRKVMELRRQKEAYRAHQLQPGQFLHQDRIDFEGLDGTDDYLIHQHIGPDYRQLI